The Cloeon dipterum chromosome 3, ieCloDipt1.1, whole genome shotgun sequence genome includes a region encoding these proteins:
- the LOC135941068 gene encoding zinc finger protein 169-like produces the protein MNFTTSGGTSLALALQFASKDETASVSLSPNFDTTLSVQAAGCENSGRQFGDLNQHFSQEFQPTRVHQGNQSTNQGLFGTFQQTGHSPQQDQQTRSVMLEYTNESHQVLLDKDQPQQTLQPVWQLTNTGSNVVEYLSHLPVASLPISLEQIFKISGESTKKDSAQQGYLIQNAKKKKKKRPAKERARQLIPGEVRITTALDGTTLFCCPECHMGYCERELLEQHLVGHKLERRFICDICGAGLKRKDHLTRHKHSHNPERPFVCSICSKAFKRKEQLTLHFVIHSGEKRHVCPECSKGFYRKDHLRKHMRSHMSRSVKTDMSKSSVQTRITN, from the exons ATGAACTTCACAACCTCTGGAGGAACTTCTTTGGCTCTGGCGTTGCAGTTTGCGTCCAAAGACGAAACTGCGTCAGTTTCATTATCCCCAAACTTTGACACCACCCTATCCGTGCAGGCTGCAGGATGTGAAAACAGTGGCAGGCAGTTTGGCGACCTAAACCAGCACTTCAGCCAGGAGTTTCAGCCCACGCGCGTTCACCAGGGAAATCAGTCGACAAACCAG GGTCTATTTGGTACATTCCAGCAAACAGGACACAGTCCTCAGCAGGACCAACAAACAAGATCAGTAATGCTGGAATATACAAATGAAAGTCATCAAGTATTGCTGGACAAGGATCAACCTCAGCAAACACTGCAGCCGGTTTGGCAACTGACAAATACTGGCTCAAACGTCGTGGAATACCTCTCTCACTTGCCAGTAGCCTCTCTTCCCATAAGcttggaacaaatttttaagatatctGGGGAAAGTACAAAAAAGGATTCTGCGCAGCAAGGATATTTAATCCAG AACgctaaaaagaagaaaaagaaacgaCCTGCGAAGGAACGAGCGCGCCAGCTTATTCCAGGTGAAGTTCGCATCACCACGGCCCTGGACGGGACCACCCTATTCTGCTGCCCTGAGTGCCACATGGGGTACTGCGAGAGAGAGTTGCTGGAGCAGCACTTGGTTGGCCACAAACTCGAGCGCCGTTTCATCTGCGATATTTGCGGAGCAGGACTCAAGCGGAAGGATCACCTGACAAGGCACAAGCACAGCCACAACCCTGAGCGGCCCTTCGTCTGCTCCATATGCAGCAAGGCCTTCAAGCGCAAGGAGCAACTCACGCTACACTTTGTCATCCACTCCGGGGAGAAGAGACATGTGTGTCCAGAGTGCAGCAAGGGCTTCTACAGGAAGGACCATCTGAGGAAACACATGAGAAGTCACATGTCAAGGTCTGTCAAGACCGACATGTCCAAATCCAGCGTCCAAACCCGGATTACAAATTAG
- the LOC135941065 gene encoding transcription factor E4F1-like isoform X1, with the protein MNFTPFTAPFTGTIPVHQFTAKFANANGQTTTVPPGTVVLSGGDGGIHYLRPTEVVSQAGTLTNQTLITVPVNLEQSTSKEDGTTTVDAHTIQPTATVQNFDNNFSLQVLNHAGIKYNITPVSMQHFSQVGAPGTVLTVAYPADLDGITVDGKGTQTQMIPVEIQGQDLCATLVVAAPSGDADKEPLSAFTVLFRTQEADGSLSDALNGMPVEKLITIKREEGTEDGKEGGSSEQQIELQGQTLTAAMPATWQSIATPGSTVAEYLSRLPASTLPLSLHHFLKFSAESIKRENNEACTVTLPPAQPIVVTTLPDPEGGEGTVTVTTVAAPEATEEADAAGKAKKRRRGTKKVKQPKMRPGQVQLTTALDGTTLFCCPECNMAYPDKDLLEQHLVAHKIERRFICDICGAGLKRKEHLDRHKQGHNPERPFICSVCMKGFKRKEHLNLHFVIHSGEKTHICPECGKGFYRKDHLRKHSRSHLAKRIKSEMNNAANSTQQSTQPPQLKIEVIQQVPSADTSSPTDDPLKLIPLSDKLV; encoded by the exons ATGAACTTCACGCCCTTCACTGCGCCCTTCACAGGCACAATTCCTGTGCACCAGTTTACCGCCAAGTTCGCAAATGCCAACGGCCAGACCACAACGGTGCCGCCCGGCACAGTGGTGCTTagtggcggcgacggcggcatCCATTACCTGCGTCCCACTGAGGTGGTCAGCCAGGCGGGCACCCTCACCAATCAGACACTTATCACGGTACCGGTCAACCTCGAGCAGTCAACCTCAAAAGAAGACGGCACCACCACTGTCGACGCCCATACCATCCAGCCCACTGCCACTGTGCAG AATTTCGATAACAATTTCTCCTTACAGGTGTTGAACCACGCCGGCATCAAGTACAATATCACTCCAGTGTCCATGCAGCATTTCTCACAGGTCGGTGCCCCTGGCACGGTGCTCACCGTTGCGTACCCTGCTGATCTGGATGGAATCACTGTTGATGGCAAAGGCACCCAGACCCAGATGATCCCTGTGGAGATCCAAGGGCAAGACCTGTGCGCAACCTTGGTGGTTGCTGCTCCCTCAGGAGATGCTGATAAAG AACCATTGTCTGCTTTTACAGTACTATTCCGGACACAAGAAGCAGATGGGTCTTTATCTGATGCATTAAACG GCATGCCTGTTGAAAAACTAATCACTATTAAGAGGGAGGAGGGTACCGAGGACGGCAAAGAGGGTGGCAGCTCCGAGCAACAGATCGAGCTGCAAGGCCAAACCCTGACGGCTGCCATGCCCGCTACCTGGCAAAGTATAGCTACGCCTGGCTCGACAGTGGCCGAGTATCTGTCACGTTTGCCCGCTTCAACCCTTCCACTCAGCTTGCACCACTTCCTGAAGTTCTCCGCCGAAAGcatcaaaagagaaaataacgAAGCTTGCACAGTGACGCTGCCCCCCGCGCAGCCCATTGTCGTGACGACCCTACCAGACCCGGAAGGAGGCGAGGGCACCGTCACCGTGACCACAGTTGCTGCCCCTGAGGCTACGGAAGAGGCTGATGCTGCAGGAAAGGCTAAGAAAAGAAGACGTGGCACCAAAAAGGTGAAACAACCGAAAATGAGACCCGGACAGGTGCAGCTGACCACTGCCCTTGATGGCACAACGCTGTTCTGTTGCCCAGAGTGCAACATGGCCTACCCGGACAAAGATCTGCTAGAGCAACATCTAGTTGCTCATAAAATTGAGAGAAG GTTTATCTGTGACATTTGCGGCGCTGGACTGAAGCGCAAAGAGCACCTGGACAGGCACAAGCAGGGCCACAACCCTGAACGACCATTCATATGTTCGGTGTGCATGAAAGGCTTTAAGCGCAAGGAGCACCTGAACCTGCACTTTGTCATCCACTCAGGTGAGAAGACGCACATCTGTCCGGAATGCGGCAAGGGCTTCTATCGAAAAGACCACTTGCGCAAACACTCACGCAGCCACCTCGCTAAGAGAATAAAGTCGGAAATGAACAACGCAGCAAACTCAACGCAACAGTCGACGCAGCCTCCGCAGCTCAAAATTGAGGTGATCCAGCAAGTGCCGTCAGCGGACACATCCTCGCCCACCGATGACCCCCTCAAGTTGATCCCGCTAAGTGATAAACTTGTGTAA
- the LOC135941067 gene encoding zinc finger protein 547-like translates to MSLNFPSYTANFGGHHQPHQHVIKTSQQAEYSANAPSMLTEMTSKYTVEDPAEMGDSKYLTGELSHAVYLEGTGSQNRQYSMISEEDEQNKNQMRQADTRAANSGNNSVNWQGLVSHPGMADYLARLPINLHHFLKLSTDGNGTRDGGQPPNSQTTTVKKKTLKGVQGKAQVKQQQQQQFRPKPAKPKNLEIRLTTALDGSTLFCCPECHMAYPEKESLERHIQTHKLDRKFVCDICGAGLKRKDHLTRHKQSHNADRPYVCTICMKAFKRKEHLNLHFIMHSGEKTHICPECGKGFYCKDHLDRHKQGHNPDRPYVCNICMKGFKRNEHLARHSIIHSGEKSQVCQECGKAFYRKDHLRKHLRSHVAKRIKTEQSPPPSTNQPTVASLAAMVSMGTTLQNVNLDGATLSLLSAPV, encoded by the exons ATGTCCCTAAACTTTCCTTCGTACACCGCGAACTTTGGCGGACATCATCAGCCGCACCAGCATGTAATTAAAACTTCGCAGCAGGCCGAATATTCGGCAAATGCTCCTAGCATGTTGACCGAGATGACCAGCAAGTACACTGTGGAGGATCCAGCAGAGATGGGCGACTCCAAATACTTGACAGGAGAGCTGAGCCATGCAGTTTATCTCGAGGGCACTGGCTCGCAAAATAGACAATACTCAATGATATCCGAGGAGGacgaacaaaataaaaatcaaatgcgTCAAGCTGACACAAGAGCGGCCAACTCGGGCAATAACTCTGTTAACTGGCAAGGTCTAGTCTCTCACCCTGGCATGGCAGACTATCTTGCCAGGCTACCGATCAACCTGCACCACTTTTTGAAACTCTCCACGGACGGAAATGGAACGCGGGACGGTGGACAACCACCCAATTCGCAAACGACGACAGTGAAGAAAAAGACATTAAAAGGTGTTCAGGGCAAGGCGCAGGTcaaacagcagcaacaacagcagttCCGACCAAAACCTGCGAAgccaaaaaatttggaaatccGCCTTACGACCGCCTTGGACGGCTCTACTCTGTTTTGCTGTCCAGAATGCCACATGGCCTATCCTGAGAAGGAGTCCCTTGAGAGGCACATTCAGACACATAAATTGGACCGGAAGTTTGTGTGCGACATTTGCGGGGCTGGTTTGAAGAGGAAGGACCACCTGACCAGACACAAACAGAGTCACAACGCAGATAGGCCATACGTGTGCACCATATGCATGAAGGCCTTCAAACGCAAAGAGCACCTCAACCTTCACTTCATCATGCATTCAGGAGAGAAAACACACATATGCCCAGAGTGCGGGAAAGGATTTTACTGCAAGGATCACCTGGACAGGCACAAACAGGGTCATAACCCTGACAGGCCCTATGTTTGCAATATTTGTATGAAG GGCTTTAAAAGAAACGAGCATCTAGCGCGGCATTCAATTATCCACTCTGGTGAAAAGTCGCAAGTATGTCAAGAGTGCGGGAAGGCATTCTACCGGAAAGACCATCTGCGGAAGCACCTGCGCTCTCACGTTGCCAAGAGGATCAAAACGGAACAGAGTCCACCTCCATCGACCAACCAACCCACGGTAGCGTCGCTGGCCGCCATGGTATCCATGGGTACGACGCTGCAGAACGTCAACCTAGATGGTGCCACGTTGTCCTTGCTGTCAGCTCCAGTGTGA
- the RpL35 gene encoding large ribosomal subunit protein uL29 yields the protein MGKVKCSELRTKEKKELLKQLDELKTELTNLRVAKVTGGAASKLSKIRVVRKAIARVYIVMHQKQKENLRKLYKDRKYKPLDLRAKKTRAMRRALTKHELKLKTKKEICKLRRYPTRVFAVKA from the exons ATG GGTAAAGTCAAGTGTTCGGAGCTTAGAACAAAGGAGAAAAAGGAGCTCTTGAAGCAGCTGGATGAGCTGAAGACAGAACTTACCAACCTCCGAGTAGCTAAAGTTACTGGTGGAGCTGCTTCCAAACTTTCCAAGAT cCGTGTGGTACGCAAGGCCATCGCCCGTGTGTACATTGTGATGCACCAGAAACAGAAGGAAAACTTGAGGAAACTTTACAAG gaccGCAAGTACAAGCCTTTGGACTTGAGGGCAAAGAAGACCCGCGCCATGCGCCGTGCCCTGACCAAGCATGAGTTGAAGCTCAAGACCAAGAAGGAAATCTGCAAGCTTCGCAGATATCCTACTCGCGTCTTTGCTGTCAaggcttaa
- the LOC135941065 gene encoding transcription factor E4F1-like isoform X3: MNFTPFTAPFTGTIPVHQFTAKFANANGQTTTVPPGTVVLSGGDGGIHYLRPTEVVSQAGTLTNQTLITVPVNLEQSTSKEDGTTTVDAHTIQPTATVQVLNHAGIKYNITPVSMQHFSQVGAPGTVLTVAYPADLDGITVDGKGTQTQMIPVEIQGQDLCATLVVAAPSGDADKEPLSAFTVLFRTQEADGSLSDALNGMPVEKLITIKREEGTEDGKEGGSSEQQIELQGQTLTAAMPATWQSIATPGSTVAEYLSRLPASTLPLSLHHFLKFSAESIKRENNEACTVTLPPAQPIVVTTLPDPEGGEGTVTVTTVAAPEATEEADAAGKAKKRRRGTKKVKQPKMRPGQVQLTTALDGTTLFCCPECNMAYPDKDLLEQHLVAHKIERRFICDICGAGLKRKEHLDRHKQGHNPERPFICSVCMKGFKRKEHLNLHFVIHSGEKTHICPECGKGFYRKDHLRKHSRSHLAKRIKSEMNNAANSTQQSTQPPQLKIEVIQQVPSADTSSPTDDPLKLIPLSDKLV; the protein is encoded by the exons ATGAACTTCACGCCCTTCACTGCGCCCTTCACAGGCACAATTCCTGTGCACCAGTTTACCGCCAAGTTCGCAAATGCCAACGGCCAGACCACAACGGTGCCGCCCGGCACAGTGGTGCTTagtggcggcgacggcggcatCCATTACCTGCGTCCCACTGAGGTGGTCAGCCAGGCGGGCACCCTCACCAATCAGACACTTATCACGGTACCGGTCAACCTCGAGCAGTCAACCTCAAAAGAAGACGGCACCACCACTGTCGACGCCCATACCATCCAGCCCACTGCCACTGTGCAG GTGTTGAACCACGCCGGCATCAAGTACAATATCACTCCAGTGTCCATGCAGCATTTCTCACAGGTCGGTGCCCCTGGCACGGTGCTCACCGTTGCGTACCCTGCTGATCTGGATGGAATCACTGTTGATGGCAAAGGCACCCAGACCCAGATGATCCCTGTGGAGATCCAAGGGCAAGACCTGTGCGCAACCTTGGTGGTTGCTGCTCCCTCAGGAGATGCTGATAAAG AACCATTGTCTGCTTTTACAGTACTATTCCGGACACAAGAAGCAGATGGGTCTTTATCTGATGCATTAAACG GCATGCCTGTTGAAAAACTAATCACTATTAAGAGGGAGGAGGGTACCGAGGACGGCAAAGAGGGTGGCAGCTCCGAGCAACAGATCGAGCTGCAAGGCCAAACCCTGACGGCTGCCATGCCCGCTACCTGGCAAAGTATAGCTACGCCTGGCTCGACAGTGGCCGAGTATCTGTCACGTTTGCCCGCTTCAACCCTTCCACTCAGCTTGCACCACTTCCTGAAGTTCTCCGCCGAAAGcatcaaaagagaaaataacgAAGCTTGCACAGTGACGCTGCCCCCCGCGCAGCCCATTGTCGTGACGACCCTACCAGACCCGGAAGGAGGCGAGGGCACCGTCACCGTGACCACAGTTGCTGCCCCTGAGGCTACGGAAGAGGCTGATGCTGCAGGAAAGGCTAAGAAAAGAAGACGTGGCACCAAAAAGGTGAAACAACCGAAAATGAGACCCGGACAGGTGCAGCTGACCACTGCCCTTGATGGCACAACGCTGTTCTGTTGCCCAGAGTGCAACATGGCCTACCCGGACAAAGATCTGCTAGAGCAACATCTAGTTGCTCATAAAATTGAGAGAAG GTTTATCTGTGACATTTGCGGCGCTGGACTGAAGCGCAAAGAGCACCTGGACAGGCACAAGCAGGGCCACAACCCTGAACGACCATTCATATGTTCGGTGTGCATGAAAGGCTTTAAGCGCAAGGAGCACCTGAACCTGCACTTTGTCATCCACTCAGGTGAGAAGACGCACATCTGTCCGGAATGCGGCAAGGGCTTCTATCGAAAAGACCACTTGCGCAAACACTCACGCAGCCACCTCGCTAAGAGAATAAAGTCGGAAATGAACAACGCAGCAAACTCAACGCAACAGTCGACGCAGCCTCCGCAGCTCAAAATTGAGGTGATCCAGCAAGTGCCGTCAGCGGACACATCCTCGCCCACCGATGACCCCCTCAAGTTGATCCCGCTAAGTGATAAACTTGTGTAA
- the LOC135941065 gene encoding transcription factor E4F1-like isoform X2, which produces MNFTPFTAPFTGTIPVHQFTAKFANANGQTTTVPPGTVVLSGGDGGIHYLRPTEVVSQAGTLTNQTLITVPVNLEQSTSKEDGTTTVDAHTIQPTATVQNFDNNFSLQVLNHAGIKYNITPVSMQHFSQVGAPGTVLTVAYPADLDGITVDGKGTQTQMIPVEIQGQDLCATLVVAAPSGDADKVLFRTQEADGSLSDALNGMPVEKLITIKREEGTEDGKEGGSSEQQIELQGQTLTAAMPATWQSIATPGSTVAEYLSRLPASTLPLSLHHFLKFSAESIKRENNEACTVTLPPAQPIVVTTLPDPEGGEGTVTVTTVAAPEATEEADAAGKAKKRRRGTKKVKQPKMRPGQVQLTTALDGTTLFCCPECNMAYPDKDLLEQHLVAHKIERRFICDICGAGLKRKEHLDRHKQGHNPERPFICSVCMKGFKRKEHLNLHFVIHSGEKTHICPECGKGFYRKDHLRKHSRSHLAKRIKSEMNNAANSTQQSTQPPQLKIEVIQQVPSADTSSPTDDPLKLIPLSDKLV; this is translated from the exons ATGAACTTCACGCCCTTCACTGCGCCCTTCACAGGCACAATTCCTGTGCACCAGTTTACCGCCAAGTTCGCAAATGCCAACGGCCAGACCACAACGGTGCCGCCCGGCACAGTGGTGCTTagtggcggcgacggcggcatCCATTACCTGCGTCCCACTGAGGTGGTCAGCCAGGCGGGCACCCTCACCAATCAGACACTTATCACGGTACCGGTCAACCTCGAGCAGTCAACCTCAAAAGAAGACGGCACCACCACTGTCGACGCCCATACCATCCAGCCCACTGCCACTGTGCAG AATTTCGATAACAATTTCTCCTTACAGGTGTTGAACCACGCCGGCATCAAGTACAATATCACTCCAGTGTCCATGCAGCATTTCTCACAGGTCGGTGCCCCTGGCACGGTGCTCACCGTTGCGTACCCTGCTGATCTGGATGGAATCACTGTTGATGGCAAAGGCACCCAGACCCAGATGATCCCTGTGGAGATCCAAGGGCAAGACCTGTGCGCAACCTTGGTGGTTGCTGCTCCCTCAGGAGATGCTGATAAAG TACTATTCCGGACACAAGAAGCAGATGGGTCTTTATCTGATGCATTAAACG GCATGCCTGTTGAAAAACTAATCACTATTAAGAGGGAGGAGGGTACCGAGGACGGCAAAGAGGGTGGCAGCTCCGAGCAACAGATCGAGCTGCAAGGCCAAACCCTGACGGCTGCCATGCCCGCTACCTGGCAAAGTATAGCTACGCCTGGCTCGACAGTGGCCGAGTATCTGTCACGTTTGCCCGCTTCAACCCTTCCACTCAGCTTGCACCACTTCCTGAAGTTCTCCGCCGAAAGcatcaaaagagaaaataacgAAGCTTGCACAGTGACGCTGCCCCCCGCGCAGCCCATTGTCGTGACGACCCTACCAGACCCGGAAGGAGGCGAGGGCACCGTCACCGTGACCACAGTTGCTGCCCCTGAGGCTACGGAAGAGGCTGATGCTGCAGGAAAGGCTAAGAAAAGAAGACGTGGCACCAAAAAGGTGAAACAACCGAAAATGAGACCCGGACAGGTGCAGCTGACCACTGCCCTTGATGGCACAACGCTGTTCTGTTGCCCAGAGTGCAACATGGCCTACCCGGACAAAGATCTGCTAGAGCAACATCTAGTTGCTCATAAAATTGAGAGAAG GTTTATCTGTGACATTTGCGGCGCTGGACTGAAGCGCAAAGAGCACCTGGACAGGCACAAGCAGGGCCACAACCCTGAACGACCATTCATATGTTCGGTGTGCATGAAAGGCTTTAAGCGCAAGGAGCACCTGAACCTGCACTTTGTCATCCACTCAGGTGAGAAGACGCACATCTGTCCGGAATGCGGCAAGGGCTTCTATCGAAAAGACCACTTGCGCAAACACTCACGCAGCCACCTCGCTAAGAGAATAAAGTCGGAAATGAACAACGCAGCAAACTCAACGCAACAGTCGACGCAGCCTCCGCAGCTCAAAATTGAGGTGATCCAGCAAGTGCCGTCAGCGGACACATCCTCGCCCACCGATGACCCCCTCAAGTTGATCCCGCTAAGTGATAAACTTGTGTAA
- the LOC135940416 gene encoding uncharacterized protein LOC135940416 gives MSLNEQRPSRKRSLQDCDDGACDFVPLSKRINNLHLTRPVIGDEALQGAHKVEAHHNHHHDLPAPHQHNGHSSNGFMNGVNGHNGLPETNQYQQQPSPGPSTVAPWVTDQMMAQYAPQIEQVDSPYYYEHNKLLFALYLERLQRNPQNRPLS, from the exons ATGTCACTAAACGAACAGCGACCGAG CAGGAAGAGGTCGTTGCAAGATTGTGACGACGGCGCCTGTGATTTTGTCCCACTGTCCAAGAGGATCAACAACCTTCACCTGACAAGACCTGTGATTGGCGACGAGGCATTACAGGGCGCCCATAAAGTGGAAGCTcaccacaaccaccaccatGATCTTCCAGCCCCCCACCAGcacaat GGACACAGCTCGAATGGTTTCATGAACGGCGTTAATGGTCACAATGGGTTGCCGGAGACTAACCAATACCAACAGCAACCATCGCCTGGACCATCAACCGTTGCGCCTTGGGTCACCGACCAAATGATGGCGCAATACGCTCCCCAAATCGAACAGGTGGACAGCCCGTATTACTATGAGCACAACAAATTGCTGTTTGCACTGTACTTGGAAAGACTGCAGAGGAACCCTCAAAACAGACCCTTATCTTGA
- the LOC135941065 gene encoding transcription factor E4F1-like isoform X4 — protein MNFTPFTAPFTGTIPVHQFTAKFANANGQTTTVPPGTVVLSGGDGGIHYLRPTEVVSQAGTLTNQTLITVPVNLEQSTSKEDGTTTVDAHTIQPTATVQNFDNNFSLQVLNHAGIKYNITPVSMQHFSQVGAPGTVLTVAYPADLDGITVDGKGTQTQMIPVEIQGQDLCATLVVAAPSGDADKGMPVEKLITIKREEGTEDGKEGGSSEQQIELQGQTLTAAMPATWQSIATPGSTVAEYLSRLPASTLPLSLHHFLKFSAESIKRENNEACTVTLPPAQPIVVTTLPDPEGGEGTVTVTTVAAPEATEEADAAGKAKKRRRGTKKVKQPKMRPGQVQLTTALDGTTLFCCPECNMAYPDKDLLEQHLVAHKIERRFICDICGAGLKRKEHLDRHKQGHNPERPFICSVCMKGFKRKEHLNLHFVIHSGEKTHICPECGKGFYRKDHLRKHSRSHLAKRIKSEMNNAANSTQQSTQPPQLKIEVIQQVPSADTSSPTDDPLKLIPLSDKLV, from the exons ATGAACTTCACGCCCTTCACTGCGCCCTTCACAGGCACAATTCCTGTGCACCAGTTTACCGCCAAGTTCGCAAATGCCAACGGCCAGACCACAACGGTGCCGCCCGGCACAGTGGTGCTTagtggcggcgacggcggcatCCATTACCTGCGTCCCACTGAGGTGGTCAGCCAGGCGGGCACCCTCACCAATCAGACACTTATCACGGTACCGGTCAACCTCGAGCAGTCAACCTCAAAAGAAGACGGCACCACCACTGTCGACGCCCATACCATCCAGCCCACTGCCACTGTGCAG AATTTCGATAACAATTTCTCCTTACAGGTGTTGAACCACGCCGGCATCAAGTACAATATCACTCCAGTGTCCATGCAGCATTTCTCACAGGTCGGTGCCCCTGGCACGGTGCTCACCGTTGCGTACCCTGCTGATCTGGATGGAATCACTGTTGATGGCAAAGGCACCCAGACCCAGATGATCCCTGTGGAGATCCAAGGGCAAGACCTGTGCGCAACCTTGGTGGTTGCTGCTCCCTCAGGAGATGCTGATAAAG GCATGCCTGTTGAAAAACTAATCACTATTAAGAGGGAGGAGGGTACCGAGGACGGCAAAGAGGGTGGCAGCTCCGAGCAACAGATCGAGCTGCAAGGCCAAACCCTGACGGCTGCCATGCCCGCTACCTGGCAAAGTATAGCTACGCCTGGCTCGACAGTGGCCGAGTATCTGTCACGTTTGCCCGCTTCAACCCTTCCACTCAGCTTGCACCACTTCCTGAAGTTCTCCGCCGAAAGcatcaaaagagaaaataacgAAGCTTGCACAGTGACGCTGCCCCCCGCGCAGCCCATTGTCGTGACGACCCTACCAGACCCGGAAGGAGGCGAGGGCACCGTCACCGTGACCACAGTTGCTGCCCCTGAGGCTACGGAAGAGGCTGATGCTGCAGGAAAGGCTAAGAAAAGAAGACGTGGCACCAAAAAGGTGAAACAACCGAAAATGAGACCCGGACAGGTGCAGCTGACCACTGCCCTTGATGGCACAACGCTGTTCTGTTGCCCAGAGTGCAACATGGCCTACCCGGACAAAGATCTGCTAGAGCAACATCTAGTTGCTCATAAAATTGAGAGAAG GTTTATCTGTGACATTTGCGGCGCTGGACTGAAGCGCAAAGAGCACCTGGACAGGCACAAGCAGGGCCACAACCCTGAACGACCATTCATATGTTCGGTGTGCATGAAAGGCTTTAAGCGCAAGGAGCACCTGAACCTGCACTTTGTCATCCACTCAGGTGAGAAGACGCACATCTGTCCGGAATGCGGCAAGGGCTTCTATCGAAAAGACCACTTGCGCAAACACTCACGCAGCCACCTCGCTAAGAGAATAAAGTCGGAAATGAACAACGCAGCAAACTCAACGCAACAGTCGACGCAGCCTCCGCAGCTCAAAATTGAGGTGATCCAGCAAGTGCCGTCAGCGGACACATCCTCGCCCACCGATGACCCCCTCAAGTTGATCCCGCTAAGTGATAAACTTGTGTAA